Proteins encoded together in one Macadamia integrifolia cultivar HAES 741 unplaced genomic scaffold, SCU_Mint_v3 scaffold1338, whole genome shotgun sequence window:
- the LOC122063478 gene encoding amino acid transporter AVT1H, translated as MLGGKLKSFWRLLGLEIAEPPPHRNKVANESVNGGTKLALSWTSCHVCVEENKACKCDSADEDVKKEVNGMDDGEHHVRANSSFTHAVINMVGMLIGLGQLSTPYALENGGWCTAILLVGLGIICAYTSYLLGKCLEENSKSRNYQDIGQNAFGIRGRVLASTFIYLEIFMALVSYTISLSDNLSTVFSGAQVYLPGLHGLSTSQALTVIAVLVALPSLWLRDLCSISFLSSGGILMSLAILSSVGLCAVFGGVKANHRIPVLQLHKVPGISGLYIFSYAGHIVFPNIYKAMKDPSQFTKVSITTFTLVTILYTALSFMGAKLFGPHVNPQITLSMPPHLIVTKIALWATILTPMTKYALEFAPIAIQLEHSLPRSMSSRMKMFIRGSFGSLLLIVILVLALLIPYFQHVLGLTGSLVSISICVIFPCAFYTKICWSHISRPHLLLNVSLIVFGSFFGVIGTVSSSKSLFKSIQNGHAH; from the exons ATGTTGGGAGGTAAATTGAAGTCATTCTGGAGATTATTAGGTCTGGAAATAGCAGAGCCCCCACCTCACCGGAATAAAGTTGCTAACGAGTCGGTGAACGGCGGCACGAAATTGGCACTCTCATGGACTAGTTGTCATGTTTGTGTGGAGGAGAACAAAGCCTGCAAGTGTGATTCTGCAGATGAAGACGTGAAGAAAGAAGTTAATGGAATGGATGATGGGGAGCACCATGTGAGGGCTAATAGCTCTTTTACTCATGCTGTCATCAATATGGTTGGAATGCTAATTG GGCTTGGGCAGCTCTCAACACCCTATGCACTGGAGAATGGAGGGTGGTGTACAGCAATCCTTCTTGTAGGACTTGGAATTATTTGTGCATACACATCATATCTACTAGGGAAATGCCTAGAAGAGAATTCCAAGTCAAGGAACTACCAAGATATTGGACAAAATGCATTTGGGATAAGAGGGAGAGTGTTAGCTTCAACTTTCATATACTTGGAGATCTTCATGGCCTTAGTATCCTACACCATCTCTTTAAGTGATAACCTCTCTACTGTTTTCAGTGGAGCACAAGTTTATTTGCCAGGGCTTCATGGTCTCTCAACATCTCAGGCTCTGACAGTTATAGCAGTCTTAGTGGCACTGCCTAGTCTGTGGCTAAGAGATTTGTGTTCCATATCTTTCCTATCTTCTGGAGGGATCTTGATGTCTCTAGCCATTCTTTCAAGTGTAGGGTTATGTGCTGTGTTTGGTGGAGTCAAAGCAAACCACAGGATACCAGTGCTTCAGTTGCATAAGGTTCCTGGGATTTCTGGCCTTTACATCTTCAGTTATGCTGGCCATATTGTCTTCCCAAACATCTACAAAGCCATGAAAGATCCCTCCCAGTTTACTAAG GTGTCAATTACGACCTTCACTCTGGTTACAATCCTCTACACAGCTCTATCATTCATGGGTGCCAAGTTGTTTGGGCCTCATGTAAACCCGCAGATCACTCTTAGCATGCCTCCACATCTCATCGTTACCAAAATAGCACTATGGGCAACTATACTGACCCCCATGACTAAGTATGCACTTGAATTTGCGCCAATCGCAATACAACTTGAGCATAGCCTTCCAAGATCAATGAGTTCCAGAATGAAGATGTTCATCAGGGGTAGCTTTGGATCATTACTCCTTATAGTCATCTTAGTGTTAGCTCTCTTAATCCCTTACTTCCAACATGTTCTTGGCTTAACTGGATCCTTGGTTAGTATTAGTATTTGTGTTATATTTCCTTGTGCTTTCTACACCAAGATATGTTGGTCTCATATATCAAGGCCTCATCTACTCCTTAATGTGTCCCTAATTGTATTTGGGTCTTTCTTCGGGGTAATCGGAACCGTTTCGTCGTCTAAATCACTTTTCAAGAGCATACAAAATGGCCATGCTCATTGA